GGTGGATAAAACCCTGCTCGAGCAAAAAATCCAATGCGCGATAAACCGTTGGAGGCTTGGCTTGCGGCTCAGAAACACGCAGCAAATCCAACAAATCATAAGCACTGATTGCGCCAGGTTGTTGTGCCATTAAGCGTAATACTTCAAGACGTTGCGGTGTCAGCCGGACGTTACGTTGTTGGCACAGCTCTTCAGCCTGAGCCAGCAGCTTTTCCTCATTGATAGGTTTCATGATATCCATCCCGCAGCATTCAAATTGAATTGATTTTATCATATTTAGCGTTAATCGCCGATAGATGAAAAGGCAAGGGGAAGGTGGGTATCACATTTTTGTTAAGTCATAGAATTCGATGACAGAACGATCAGCCGTAAGGTTCAATTATCACACCGGCAGCTATGGTGAGGTTCTATGGTATAATTACTCATTCCATCCCTTTGTAGGGTTCGCTCGGCGGGCAACTTCAATGGGTATTCGATGAAATAATAACCGATGAAATCACCGTAAATGCACGCAGCCCAGACTTTTTCCAGCACCCCGGCCACTAAGCCACACTACCCCCTGCAACGTTTTTCCGTCGCGCCGATGCTCGACTGGACTGATCGTCATTGTCGCTATTTTCATCGTTTGTTAACCAAGCAGACCTTGTTATATACCGAGATGGTCACCACCGGTGCCATTATTCATGGCAAAGCTGACTATCTGGCTTATAGCGAACAGGATCATCCGGTGGCACTGCAGCTTGGGGGCAGTGACCCGCAAGCACTGGCACATTGTGCCAAATTGGCTGAACAACGCGGCTACAATGAAATAAACCTGAATGTGGGTTGCCCATCTGATCGGGTGCAAAATGGTCGTTTCGGCGCTTGCCTGATGGGTGAGGCTGAACTGGTCGCTGACTGCATTAAAGCTATGCGTGATGTGGTTTCTATTCCTGTCACCGTTAAAACTCGTATCGGCATTGACCAACTGGATAGCTATGAGTTCTTGTGCGAGTTTGTGCAAACGGTGGCAGACCGTGGTGAATGCGATATCTTTACCATTCATGCTCGTAAAGCCTGGCTCTCAGGGCTTAGTCCGAAAGAGAACCGTGAAGTGCCACCGCTGGATTATGAGCGGGTTTATCAGCTCAAGCGTGATTTCCCAACACTGACTATTGCCATTAACGGTGGTGTGAAAACGCTGGCTGAAGCCAAAGAGCATCTTAAACATCTTGATGGGGTGATGATGGGCCGCGAAGCCTACCAAAATCCAAGCATTTTGACCCAAGTCGATCGAGAACTGTTTGATGCGAATGCCCCTGTAGTCGATAGCGTTAAGGCGATTGAAGCACTTTATCCTTATATCGAACAGGAGTTGTCTCGCGGCGCTTATCTGGGCCACATCACCCGGCATATTCTTGGTATCTTTCAGGGGATCCCTGGTGCGCGTCAATGGCGTCGCCATCTAAGTGAAAATGCCCATAAGCCCGGTGCCGGTGTCGCCGTAGTAGAGCAAGCCTTAGCGCTGGTCACTCGGCCTTATACCCTTCGTCCTTGAAGTCGCAGGGTTGTTAGCTACGTTTAC
The sequence above is drawn from the Yersinia intermedia genome and encodes:
- the dusA gene encoding tRNA dihydrouridine(20/20a) synthase DusA encodes the protein MHAAQTFSSTPATKPHYPLQRFSVAPMLDWTDRHCRYFHRLLTKQTLLYTEMVTTGAIIHGKADYLAYSEQDHPVALQLGGSDPQALAHCAKLAEQRGYNEINLNVGCPSDRVQNGRFGACLMGEAELVADCIKAMRDVVSIPVTVKTRIGIDQLDSYEFLCEFVQTVADRGECDIFTIHARKAWLSGLSPKENREVPPLDYERVYQLKRDFPTLTIAINGGVKTLAEAKEHLKHLDGVMMGREAYQNPSILTQVDRELFDANAPVVDSVKAIEALYPYIEQELSRGAYLGHITRHILGIFQGIPGARQWRRHLSENAHKPGAGVAVVEQALALVTRPYTLRP